GGCAGCATGCCAGCCGGCCTCGAAGTCGCCACGCTTGGTATCCGGGTCCTCACCGAAGATCTGGTCCGGTGGATAGGCCTCATTCAAGTGGGCCGCCAGGTCCAACCGAGGGGCGCGTGCTTCCACCTCTAGGCGGATCAAGGCGGCGGCTTCGGTCGCTTGCTCCAGGGTCTCGGCCACCACCACAGCGACCGGCTGCCCCGCATAGTGGATCTCCGCGTCCCACAGCACGGTGAGCGTGTCGGGCGAGTAGGTGTGGTCCGTACGATGGGGCGTGAACTGGGATGGCTTGGCGTGTGGGGAATGCGCGTTGCGATGGGTCACGATCGCAAGGACGCCCGGGGCGCTGGCAGCAGCCGAGATGTTGAGGGACGTGAGGCGCCCCGGCCCGACCGGGCTTGTCACCAGGACGCCGTGGGCGAGGCCCGTGAGATCCCAATCGCCGGCGTAGCGGGCGGTGCCGGTCACCTTCTGGCGGCCGTCGACCCGGTCCAATGGGGTCCCGATGCTGGGAGTCATGCACGGCCTCCTTTCGATGCGGCGACCTCGCTCAGGGCGCGAACCAAGGTCTTGCGAGCAAGCGCCACCTTGAAGCGATTGTCCCGTCGGGGAGAGGCGCTTGCCAGTTCAGCCTGGGCTGCGCGCTCGAACGCCTCGGTGGTCGCAGGAGCACCCGTTAGCGCCGCTTCGGCCGCTCTTGCCCGCCAAGGCACGGTCCCCACGCCGCCGAGCGCCACGCGTGCTTGGTGGATTCTCCCGTCCTGCACGTCCAGGGCGACGGCCGCCGAGGCGAGGGCGAACTCGTAGGTGGCCCGATCCCGCACCTTGAGGTAGCGCGAGCCCTCGCCGAAAGAGAGTGCCGGCAGCTCGAGCGCCACGATGAACTCGCCGTGCGCGAGTACCGTTTCTCGGTGCGGGGTTGCGCCCGGTTGCAGGTAAAATTCGTCGATCGGGATCCGGCGTTCGCCCTGGGGGCCTCGGACCACGATGATGGCTTCGAGGGCCACAAGCGCCACGGCCATATCCGAGGGGTGGGTTGCAAAGCAGGCTTCGCTCGTGCCCAGGATCGCATGGGAGCGGTGGGTGCCTTCTTTCGCTGAGCAGCTCTCTCCGGGCGTGCGCTTGCCACAAGGGGCGTGGGTGTCGCGAAAATACAGGCAGCGGGTTCGCTGCAGCAAGTTGCCGCCGAGCGTGGCCATGTGCCGGAGCTGAGGCGAAGCCCCCGAGAGGATGGCCTCGGCGAGCATGGGGTAGCGCGCCTGCACGCGCGCGTCCGCGGCCACGTCGCTGTTGCGCGCGAGGGCCCCCAGGCGCATCCCCCCGCGCTGGTCGAGCAGCGCGGTTTCCGCCAGCCGCGAAATGTCGATCAGGACATCGGGTGTTTCGACACCGAGCTTCATGAGGTCGAGGAGGCTGGTGCCACCGGCCAGGAACGCCCCTCGTGGCTGCTCGGCGAGGGTGGCGAGGGCGACATCGGCCGTGGTGGCGCGTCCGTAGGCAAAGGTCTGCATGGTGGGCTCCTTGTCGCGTCAGGCTTGGTCGCGTACGTCGCGGATGGCGGCCAGGATGTTGGGGTAGGCGCCACACCGGCAGAGGTTGCCGCTCATGCCTTCACGGATGGCCGCGTCGTCGTGGGGACGGCCCTCCGAGAGGAGCCCCATTGCCGAGCACAACTGCCCGGGGGTGCAGAAGCCGCACTGAAAGGCGTCATGCGCCAAGAAGGCCGCCTGGAGCGGGTGGAGCCGCTCACCATCTGCCAGCCCCTCCACGGTGGTGATCCGGGTGTCCTGTACCGACATGGCAAGGCTCAGACAACTGAGGGTCCTTCGTCCGTCCACCAGGACCGTGCATGCGCCGCATTGGCCATGGTCGCAGCCCTTCTTGGTCCCGGTGAGGTGCAGACGCTCTCTCAGGGCATCGAGCAAGGTCACCCGAGGCTCCAGGCTCAGGGTATGGTCTTGCCCGTTGACGTGGAGCGTCACCTTAGCAGGACCCTCGATCAGGGTGAAGGCGGCTGCCGGTAAGCGGGTGGGCATTCGCTCTTCGAGAGGGCGTAGACCGGGGCTTTCGCTGGCGAATTCGCGCTCGTCGTCGGCTGAAGGTTCGGTTGGCACAGGCACCTCCGCATGGGCACTAAGGGACGAGGGGACGATCGTGGATGGAGCCGTTGCGCTCTCGCAGGAAGCCGCCTCGACGACCGGCGAGGACGGCGCGAATCTCGGCGCAGATGGCAAGCGCGACCTCTTCGGGGGACTCTGCGCCAAGGTCGAGGCCAACGGGCGCATACAGCGCGTGCGAGGAGGGACTTGCGGCAGGCAAGCCGTCCAGTAGGCGTGCGGTGCGCTTTCTGGGACCCATCACCCCCAAGTAGGCGATCGGAGTGGCAAGGAGGGATTCGAGCAAGGCGCGATCCGCTGTCAGGGAGTGGGACATGACCACCGCGGCGGTCCGCTCGTCCAGTTCGACGTGCGCGGTGAGGTCTTGCGGGGCCAAACAAAGTAGACGGTCGGCTGAAGGCATCAGCTCGGGGGTCAGCCGACCTTGGCGATGGTCCACTACTGTGACGTGCCAGCCCAGGAGGCGGGCCTGCTCGGCAAGGGCGATCGCATCCGCCCCGATGCCGCAGATGATGAGCGAGACGGGCGGCACGAGCCCTTCCACGCTGAGCCAGGTGCCGCACGGCAGCTGCCGGCTGCGATGCATCGAGCGTCCCGTCCGCCGGATTGCCGAGAGGACCTCCGAGGCTTCGTGGTGGGCCGCCTCGACCGCGCTGCCTGCGGCGCCTTCGCCTTCACTCCCGCCCTCTCGGATCAGCCAACGGCCCACCAGCGGCGATTCACCTTCGACCCAGGCGGTGGCGATGGCGCCACAGCCACGGTGGTGCAGGAGCTGTGCGAGGAAGGCCAGATGGCGTGAGGTGCTCGGCAGTGATAGAGGCTCGAGCAGGATCCTGACGTGACCGTCGCAGCCGAGGCCGAGCCCGAACACCGGGTCATCATCCGTGTGGTACGTGACAAGCCGTGAGGTCGCGATCGCGATTGCTTGCTTGGCGTGCTCGGCCACGTCGCTTTCCAGGCAGCCAGCACTCACCCCGCCCACGATCGTGCCATCTGCGTGGATCAGCATGCGAGCACCCGGCCGACGGAAGCCCGAGCCTTCGAGATGAACCACGGTCGCGAGCGCCGAGCGGCGCGGGTCGATGCTGTTCAGTGCCAAGAGGATGCGCTGGATTTCAAGCATGGCCATCCCCTTTGAATCGCGCTGAGACGAGGGAGTGGTTGTTATTGTTTATTTATGAAGTTTTTAAAAGTAAATGTCAAGGAAGCCTGGGAAGCCCTATTGCCCTTTGCTTTCCTTCAGCAAGGATGCGGTGGCCGAACTCTCTTGAAAACATTCGTCGTGCGGTACGAACGACGGGCGTTGGCTGCGTTTGCCACTGTTGAGCCGAACGACCCGTTGTCGTGTCCCGGAGGATTCGATGCTCTAATGGCGCCGACGGCTCAGAGGGGAGCAGGGGGCCTCATGGTCGCCGGGATCCCCGGCGATGGCCGAGGACTGAAAGGAGGGGCGGACATGCAGAGCCCACGGGTAGCACAGCAACCGGAAGCACGCATCAAACCCGCAACCACCACACCGCTCTCTTGGCGCGCGGGCCTCGAAGACGGTCGGTTGTGGCGCGCAGGGGCCATCCTCCTCGGGGGCGCCTTGTTGACGGGCGGTTTGAGGCGGCGCTCTTTCGGGGGCCTCGTGTTGGCGTTCGCCGGCGAAGAGTTGATTCGGCAAGGGGTGAGCGGCAAGAGCTACTTGTTCCAGGCCGTGAGCGAGCGTCTCAAGCCAGGCGAAGTGGTCGAGATCGCAAGCGCGGTGACCATCGGTAAGTCGGCCGACGAGGTGTACCGGCGCTGGCGCAAACCCGGCACCATGCAGCAGATCTTGGGTGGGGTCGTCACCGTGACGGAGCTCGACGGCAATCGCGCGCATTGGCGTCTGAACGGCCCGCTGGACACCCGATTGGAATGGGACATGGCGCTCGTGGAGGACAGGCCGGGCGAGCGGGTGCGGTGGAAGGCCTCCTCTGAGGCGCGGGTGCCCGTGGAGGCTCTGGTCGAGTTTCGAGCGGCACCCGCCAATCAAGGCACCGAGGTCCTCTTGCGCCTCACCATGGCCCCGCCCGGGGCGGCGATCGCCCAGCAGGTCGTGAAGGTCCTGGGCGTCGTGCCGAGTGCGATCGAGGGCAAGGTGCTGCGGCGCTTCAAGAGCCTCGTCGAGACCGGCGAGATCCCCACCACGCGCCGGCAGCCCGCGTGTCGCGGCGACGGCCGCGACGAGTGAGGAGGAACGACCCATGCGCGCACTCTGCTGGCACGGCGTGAACGATTTGCGGGTGGGCCGGGTGGCCGATCCCGAGATCCTCAACCCTCACGACGTCATCCTGCGGGTGACCATGAGCGCCACGTGCGGCTCCGACCTGCACTTCATCGACGGCTTCCTGCCCACCATGCGCGAGGGGGACGTGATCGGCCACGAGTTCATGGGTGAGGTCGTGGAGACGGGCCCCGAGGTGCGCAAAGTGAAGAAGGGCGATCGCGTGGTGGTCCCCTCCTGCATCGCATGCGGCGGCTGCTGGTATTGCGAGCACGACCTCTTCTCGCTCTGCGACAACACGAACCCCCGCTGGGAGCTTCAAGAGCCGCTGCTCGGATACCCGACCGCCGGCATCTTCGGCTACACGCACGCCTTCGGCGGGTACGCGGGCTCTCACGCCGAGTACGTTCGGGTCCCGTTCGCCGATAACGGCTGCTTCAAGGTTCCCGAGGGCTTGCGCGACGACCAGGTGATTTTCATCTCGGATGCGGTCCCCACGGGCTACATGGGGGCCGACTTCTGCAACATCCAGCCCGGTGACGTGGTCGCGGTCTGGGGTTGCGGGGGCGTGGGCCTCATGGCTCAGAAGAGCGCGTTCCTGCTCGGGGCCGAGCGGGTGATTGCGATCGATCGTTTCCCCGAGCGCTTGCGCCTGGCGCGCGAGCAGATCGGGGCCGAGACCCTGAATTACGAGGAAGTGGATGTCGTCGAGGCCCTGCGGGAGATGACCGGTGGGCGCGGACCCGACGCCTGCATCGACGCCGTCGGCATGGAAGCCCACGGCACCACCCTCGACTACACCGTCGATCGGGTCAAACAGGCGCTGCACGTGGTCACCGATCGCGGCCCGGCCCTACGCCAGGCGATCCTGGCGTGCCGGAAGGGTGGCACCTTGTCGGTGCTAGGGGTTTACGGCGTGATGGACACCTTCCCCATGGGGGCCCTCATGAACAAGGGGCTCACGGTTCGTACCGCTCAGCAGCACGGCCACCACTACGTGCCGCGTTTGCTCGAACTTGCCGCCGAGGGGAAGCTCGATTCGTCCTTCCTGCTCACGCACCGGCTCTCACTGGACGAGGCCCCGCACGGCTACGACCTCTTCAAGCACAAGGAGGACGGTTGCGTGCGCGCGGTCTTCGTCCCCTAGTCCGAAATCGGACGATGAGCGGGTCGGCATGCCGACCCGCTCATCGCGCGTGCTGCCTAGCGCGAACGCGTGCCCTTGGCCGCGAATCCGCCCACGTCGAAGAGCAGCACGAGCTCTTGGGCGGTCTTGGCGTAAAGGACGTAGGTCCCTTGGGCGTTTTTCACCTCGAAGTAGCGCACATCGGGCTGGGCGAACCAGGGCTTGAGGGCGCGGAGCTTGCCGGTCGTGCGGCCCCAGCGGTAGTCCCCGGAGGGCTTGATCACGAGCCGGTTCAGGTCGGCCCCCGGCGTGATGCGCCGGTACAAGTTGGCTTCCTTGCTGAAGTAGGTCACGGCCGCGGGGATGCGCAGGTCCCAGGTCCCCGTCAGGTCGGCATCCGGCTTCAGGGCGGGGCTCAAACGCTCATTTTCGAGGGATCGGCGCTCGGTGGTGGGGGCTGATGACCAGTCCTGGGTCTTGGTGGCCGGTGCCCATTGTTCGGCCGCAAGGGCCGGCGCGGCGGTGAGAAGACCCAGGAGCAGCGTCGCGTAACGAGCGTTCATGGGGGCTCCTTCTTTATGACGGAAAGCTCGGACGTAAGCTAAGCAGGTTACCCCTGTGTTTCCCCGCCGTCAATAGCCGCCAGGCTGGCCCCTTACGAGCTGCACGAGAGCATCGAGCATCCCGCCCGATGGCGCGCCCATTCCGGCCGGCGCTGCGCGAAGCGCGCTTGGTCCGGCTGGTCCTCGTAGGGCCGGCGCAGCACCTCGAGCAGCTCTCGGATGAGCGATTCATCCCCCTGCTCGGCCAGATCGATCGCTTGCTGGGCCAGGTAGTTGCGCAAGACGTAGCGCGGGTTCGCGCTCTTCATCCGCGCCTGCCGTTCGGTCGGCGTAGATGGGTCGCGCTCGCAGCGCGCGGCGTAGCGTTTCAGCCAAGCCAGGAACGCCGGTTCGGCATCCGCCATCTTGGTTGGGTCGTAAAAGGCTTCGTGAAACGGCGCCAGCGAGGGTGCTGCGAGGTCGACGTCGCTCAGGGCGCGGAAGAACAGGGTCATGTCGACTTCGGCCCGATGGAGCAAGGCGTGCAATACCTCCATCAGCTCGATGTCTTCGTCGAGGCAGTCGGCGAGGCCCAGCTTGGCCGCGATGTTTTCGCGGTTGGCTTGGTCGAAGGCCTCGACGTAGCGCGTCAAGCCGGCATAGAGCGGTTCGACGGACGGGAAGAGCGGGGCCAGCGCATTCGCGAGCCGCCCCAGGTTCCAGTAGGCGATCTGGGGCTGCTGGCCGAAACGGTAGCGACGCTCCTGCGCATCGGTCGTGTTGGGGGTCCAGTCGGGATCGAAGGCGTCGATCCAGCCGTACGGCCCGTAATCGAGGGTGAGGCCGAGGATGGACATGTTGTCGGTGTTCATCACCCCGTGGACGAAGCCGACCCGCATCCAGTGGGCGACCATCTGCGCGGTGCGCTCGCACACCTGGGCGAAGAAAGCCGCGCGCCGCTCGTCGGTGCTCACGTCTTCGGTGGCGAGGCCTGGGAAGTCGCGCCGGATCGTGAAGTCGACCAGTCGCGCGAGCAGGTCCGTCTCGCCGCGCGACGCGGGCAGCTCGAAGCTGCCGAAGCGGATGAAAGACGGCGAAACGCGGCAGACGATCGCACCTGGCTCGGGCCGGGGGTGGCCGTCGTAGAGCATGTCCCGCACGACCTCGTCACCGGTTGCGACGAGGCTGAGCGCGCGGGTGGTCGGCACGCCGAGGTGGTGCATCGCCTCGCTACACAAGAACTCGCGAACCGACGAGCGCAGCACGGCCCGACCGTCGCCGCGGCGCGAGTAAGGTGTTGGGCCCGCGCCCTTGAGCTGTAGCTCCCAGCGCTCGCCCTGAGCGTTGAGGGTTTCGCCGAGCGTGATCGCCCGCCCGTCTCCGAGTTGCCCGGCCCAGTGGCCGAACTGGTGCCCGCCGTAGTTCGCCGCATAGGGCTGCATGCCGTCGAGCAGCGCGTTCCCGCCGAAGACCTGTGCAAACTCCGGCGAGGCGATCGCTTCGGGCGCAATGCCGAGCAGAGCGATGACTTCAGAAGAGGCTGCGATCAGGCGCGGGGCGCGCACGGGCGTAGGAGAAACCCGCGAGTGAAGGGCCCCCTGGACCTGGCGTCGGCGCAGGCTTTCTTCCGGATCACCGGGCAAGTCGCGGACAAAGGCGTTGTCGAAGCGTAGATGTTGCATGGGTCAGGCCATTCTCTCGGGGTGGCAGGCCTCGGCGATGAGCTCGAATGAGCGCAGTCGCGCGGCGTGCTCGAAGATGTGCGAGGTGACGATGAGCTCGTCGGCGCCCGTCTGGGCGATGAGGCTTTCCAGGCCGGAGCGAACGGTCTCGGGCGTGCCGATGACCGATACCGCGAGGGGGCCGTTTGCAAGGGCCTGCCGATCCGTCCATCCCTCGGTCGCATTCTCCAAGGGCGGTGGCAGCGGGCCGGGGCGACCGCGTTGCAGCATGGCGAACATCTGCTGGATAGAGGTGGACAGCCGCCAGGCCTCGGCGTCGGTATCGGCTGCGAACACGTTGACGGCGACCATGGCGTGGGGCTTCGAGAGCGCTTCGGATGGCTTGAACTCAGCACGATACAGCCGCAAGGCAGCCAGCAGGTAGTCGGGGGCGAAGTGCGAAGCGAACGCGAAAGGCAGCCCGTACTCGGCGGCCAGTCGTGCGCTGAACAGACTGGATCCCAGCAGCCAGAGCGGCACGTTCAGGCCCGCGCCCGGCACGGCTCGTACCGCCTGGCCCGGCTCGGCGGGGCGAAAATAGCCCTGCAACTCGAGGACGTCCTCAGGGAAGCTGTCGGCGCTGCCCGCCAGGTATCGGCGCAGCGCGCGGGCCGTGGCCTGGTCGGTGCCAGGGGCGCGTCCCAGGCCCAGATCGATCCGGTCCGGGTAGAGCGTTGCCAGGGTGCCGAATTGCTCGGCGATCACCAGAGGGGAGTGATTGGGCAGCATGATGCCGCCTGCGCCGACGCGGATGGTCGAGGTGCCGCCGGCGACGTGGCCGATGACCACGGCGGTGGCGGCACTCGCGATGCCCGTCATGTTGTGGTGCTCGGCCAGCCAGTAGCGATGGTAGCCCCAGCGTTCGGCCTGCCGCGCCAGGTCGAGCGTGTTGCGCAGGGACTGGGCAGCCGTGCCGCCCAGCACGATGGGCGCGAGATCGAGAACCGAAAGGGGGACCATGGTAAAAACCTGCTTTCACGCGAGGCGGCTCGAAGCGGGACCCTGGCCGGGTTGGCGGCCGGGTGGCCCCTACACTCTAGAGAGAGCTCCACCTTGTGGTCAAGCGAGACCCCGCACACGGCCAGTGCGTCGCTCGGCGCGACGATGTCCGGCCGATTGTTTCGCCGATGAGCGTGTACGATGAAAGCTCGCTTGCCAGACGCCGTTTATTTTGGAGGAAGCATGATCCGAGGTATCCATGGACTCTTTTATTCGTCGGACCCCGAGGCGACGCGGGCGTTCTTCCGGGACAAGGTGAAGCTGCCCGGGAGCGACGTCGGGGAGGGGTGGTGGATCTTCGATTTCAAGGAAGGGGACCTGGGCGTTCACCCGGTGGATGATCCGAGCAGCGCGGGGGATCACGACATCTCGTTCTACTGCGACGACATTCATGGGACGGTCGCCGATCTGAAGTCGCGCGGGGTCGAGTTCACGACGGACGTCCAGGCCCGCGGCTATGGCCAGGTGACCTATTTCACCGCCCCTGGCGGCATCACCGTCCAGCTCTACGAGCCGCGGTACA
The nucleotide sequence above comes from bacterium. Encoded proteins:
- a CDS encoding LLM class flavin-dependent oxidoreductase; protein product: MVPLSVLDLAPIVLGGTAAQSLRNTLDLARQAERWGYHRYWLAEHHNMTGIASAATAVVIGHVAGGTSTIRVGAGGIMLPNHSPLVIAEQFGTLATLYPDRIDLGLGRAPGTDQATARALRRYLAGSADSFPEDVLELQGYFRPAEPGQAVRAVPGAGLNVPLWLLGSSLFSARLAAEYGLPFAFASHFAPDYLLAALRLYRAEFKPSEALSKPHAMVAVNVFAADTDAEAWRLSTSIQQMFAMLQRGRPGPLPPPLENATEGWTDRQALANGPLAVSVIGTPETVRSGLESLIAQTGADELIVTSHIFEHAARLRSFELIAEACHPERMA
- a CDS encoding YdiU family protein, with the translated sequence MQHLRFDNAFVRDLPGDPEESLRRRQVQGALHSRVSPTPVRAPRLIAASSEVIALLGIAPEAIASPEFAQVFGGNALLDGMQPYAANYGGHQFGHWAGQLGDGRAITLGETLNAQGERWELQLKGAGPTPYSRRGDGRAVLRSSVREFLCSEAMHHLGVPTTRALSLVATGDEVVRDMLYDGHPRPEPGAIVCRVSPSFIRFGSFELPASRGETDLLARLVDFTIRRDFPGLATEDVSTDERRAAFFAQVCERTAQMVAHWMRVGFVHGVMNTDNMSILGLTLDYGPYGWIDAFDPDWTPNTTDAQERRYRFGQQPQIAYWNLGRLANALAPLFPSVEPLYAGLTRYVEAFDQANRENIAAKLGLADCLDEDIELMEVLHALLHRAEVDMTLFFRALSDVDLAAPSLAPFHEAFYDPTKMADAEPAFLAWLKRYAARCERDPSTPTERQARMKSANPRYVLRNYLAQQAIDLAEQGDESLIRELLEVLRRPYEDQPDQARFAQRRPEWARHRAGCSMLSCSS
- a CDS encoding (2Fe-2S)-binding protein encodes the protein MPTRLPAAAFTLIEGPAKVTLHVNGQDHTLSLEPRVTLLDALRERLHLTGTKKGCDHGQCGACTVLVDGRRTLSCLSLAMSVQDTRITTVEGLADGERLHPLQAAFLAHDAFQCGFCTPGQLCSAMGLLSEGRPHDDAAIREGMSGNLCRCGAYPNILAAIRDVRDQA
- a CDS encoding SRPBCC family protein, which translates into the protein MQSPRVAQQPEARIKPATTTPLSWRAGLEDGRLWRAGAILLGGALLTGGLRRRSFGGLVLAFAGEELIRQGVSGKSYLFQAVSERLKPGEVVEIASAVTIGKSADEVYRRWRKPGTMQQILGGVVTVTELDGNRAHWRLNGPLDTRLEWDMALVEDRPGERVRWKASSEARVPVEALVEFRAAPANQGTEVLLRLTMAPPGAAIAQQVVKVLGVVPSAIEGKVLRRFKSLVETGEIPTTRRQPACRGDGRDE
- a CDS encoding XdhC family protein, whose protein sequence is MLEIQRILLALNSIDPRRSALATVVHLEGSGFRRPGARMLIHADGTIVGGVSAGCLESDVAEHAKQAIAIATSRLVTYHTDDDPVFGLGLGCDGHVRILLEPLSLPSTSRHLAFLAQLLHHRGCGAIATAWVEGESPLVGRWLIREGGSEGEGAAGSAVEAAHHEASEVLSAIRRTGRSMHRSRQLPCGTWLSVEGLVPPVSLIICGIGADAIALAEQARLLGWHVTVVDHRQGRLTPELMPSADRLLCLAPQDLTAHVELDERTAAVVMSHSLTADRALLESLLATPIAYLGVMGPRKRTARLLDGLPAASPSSHALYAPVGLDLGAESPEEVALAICAEIRAVLAGRRGGFLRERNGSIHDRPLVP
- a CDS encoding xanthine dehydrogenase family protein subunit M; the encoded protein is MQTFAYGRATTADVALATLAEQPRGAFLAGGTSLLDLMKLGVETPDVLIDISRLAETALLDQRGGMRLGALARNSDVAADARVQARYPMLAEAILSGASPQLRHMATLGGNLLQRTRCLYFRDTHAPCGKRTPGESCSAKEGTHRSHAILGTSEACFATHPSDMAVALVALEAIIVVRGPQGERRIPIDEFYLQPGATPHRETVLAHGEFIVALELPALSFGEGSRYLKVRDRATYEFALASAAVALDVQDGRIHQARVALGGVGTVPWRARAAEAALTGAPATTEAFERAAQAELASASPRRDNRFKVALARKTLVRALSEVAASKGGRA
- a CDS encoding glutathione-dependent formaldehyde dehydrogenase, producing MRALCWHGVNDLRVGRVADPEILNPHDVILRVTMSATCGSDLHFIDGFLPTMREGDVIGHEFMGEVVETGPEVRKVKKGDRVVVPSCIACGGCWYCEHDLFSLCDNTNPRWELQEPLLGYPTAGIFGYTHAFGGYAGSHAEYVRVPFADNGCFKVPEGLRDDQVIFISDAVPTGYMGADFCNIQPGDVVAVWGCGGVGLMAQKSAFLLGAERVIAIDRFPERLRLAREQIGAETLNYEEVDVVEALREMTGGRGPDACIDAVGMEAHGTTLDYTVDRVKQALHVVTDRGPALRQAILACRKGGTLSVLGVYGVMDTFPMGALMNKGLTVRTAQQHGHHYVPRLLELAAEGKLDSSFLLTHRLSLDEAPHGYDLFKHKEDGCVRAVFVP
- a CDS encoding VOC family protein, translated to MPDAVYFGGSMIRGIHGLFYSSDPEATRAFFRDKVKLPGSDVGEGWWIFDFKEGDLGVHPVDDPSSAGDHDISFYCDDIHGTVADLKSRGVEFTTDVQARGYGQVTYFTAPGGITVQLYEPRYKKGASNT